From the genome of Periplaneta americana isolate PAMFEO1 chromosome 15, P.americana_PAMFEO1_priV1, whole genome shotgun sequence, one region includes:
- the LOC138714932 gene encoding transmembrane protein 115, producing MASVRGFSKNIPFIRQQFLALLGNTSASVKFICIVVLCSYFLSFSEEAVRVLSVTPGYLLPPVFWIWTAFTYCFLEIHFWEVCVDVITVGLCGKLIEPLWGALEMMTFFAIVNMGVAVLSAFFYLILYMCTFNTDLLFTVHIHGLAGYIAGVSVAVKQIMPDHMLVKTPLGKLTNRNIPLSVFFMSLIFWLVGLLEGTYPTMFLSGLLISWTYLRFYQYHSNGTRGDMADNFTFASFFPNVLQPPIAVLGNTVHGFLVRVGICRRTVRKFDMAAAPSGITISLPGIDPHDMERRRQIALKALSERLSKVEPQSTTPTVAWEQDRSKVTGGQSASQAVAITMPSEETPAKPTVTSPPPAEKKVTVETELAKT from the exons ATGGCTTCTGTCAGAGGATTTAGTAAGAATATTCCTTTCATTAGACAACAATTCCTTGCTCTATTAGGAAACACTAGTGCATCAGtgaaatttatttgtattgttgTTCTATGTagttattttctgtctttctccgAGGAGGCAGTTCGAGTATTAAGTGTAACACCAGGTTATCTATTGCCACCTGTATTTTGGATTTGGACTGCATTTACATATTGTTTTCTTGAAATCCATTTTTGGGAAGTATGTGTGGATGTGATAACAGTTGGTCTGTGTGGGAAACTAATTGAACCCTTGTGGGGGGCATTAGAAATGATGACATTTTTTGCAATAGTCAACATGGGCGTAGCAGTTCTCAGTGCATTTTTCTAtctaattttgtacatgtgtacTTTCAACACAGACTTATTATTTACTGTACATATACATGGTTTAGCTGGTTATATTGCTGGTGTCTCCGTAGCAGTGAAACAAATTATGCCAGATCATATGCTAGTGAAAACTCCCCTTGGGAAACTCACGAACAGAAATATTCCATTAAGTGTGTTCTTCATGTCACTTATATTTTGGTTGGTTGGACTACTAGAAGGCACTTACCCAACTATGTTTCTGTCTGGATTACTGATCAGCTGGACGTACTTGAGGTTCTATCAGTACCATAGTAATGGAACAAGGGGTGATATGGCAGACAACTTCACATTTGCCAG TTTCTTCCCTAATGTTCTTCAGCCTCCCATTGCAGTTCTGGGCAATACAGTCCATGGCTTTCTGGTTCGAGTTGGTATTTGTCGTCGTACAGTGCGCAAGTTTGATATGGCAGCAGCGCCATCAGGAATTACCATCAGCTTACCAGGCATTGATCCACACGATATGGAAAGGAGAAG ACAAATTGCGCTGAAGGCTCTGAGTGAACGACTCAGTAAAGTGGAACCCCAGTCCACAACCCCCACAGTTGCATGGGAGCAAGATCGAAGCAAAGTTACAGGGGGACAATCAGCGAGCCAAGCAGTGGCGATCACAATGCCCTCAGAAGAAACACCAGCAAAACCTACAGTTACCTCACCACCTCCGGCAGAAAAGAAGGTGACTGTGGAGACTGAGTTGGCAAAAACGTGA